A section of the Rhodospirillales bacterium genome encodes:
- a CDS encoding GNAT family N-acetyltransferase has translation MDCSAIVCRLFKPEEWGILRDIRLSALKDTPQFFGSNFAREKDMPEVYWRETAHSENCVTAGLFDGTQVMGIMGIATMKADASGESAVLWGTYISPAWRGRGLAKKLYGVLLAYAAARADWKHVYISHHESNAASRRATLSQGFVYSHNGNTARAYDGVRDVEMFYTLELATIRR, from the coding sequence ATGGATTGTTCCGCCATCGTGTGCCGTCTTTTCAAGCCGGAGGAATGGGGGATTTTGCGCGATATCCGTTTAAGCGCGCTTAAGGACACGCCGCAGTTTTTCGGCAGTAATTTCGCCAGAGAAAAGGATATGCCAGAGGTGTACTGGCGGGAAACGGCGCATTCGGAAAACTGTGTCACCGCCGGACTTTTCGACGGCACGCAGGTCATGGGCATCATGGGGATCGCCACGATGAAGGCGGATGCCAGCGGCGAAAGCGCGGTTTTATGGGGCACGTATATCAGCCCGGCATGGCGCGGCCGTGGGTTGGCGAAAAAGCTGTATGGGGTTCTTTTGGCGTATGCGGCAGCGCGCGCGGACTGGAAACATGTTTATATCTCGCATCACGAAAGCAACGCGGCATCGCGGCGCGCGACCCTGTCGCAGGGATTCGTTTATTCGCACAACGGAAACACCGCCCGCGCTTATGACGGCGTGAGGGATGTCGAGATGTTTTACACGCTTGAGCTTGCGACTATCCGCAGGTGA
- the ftsZ gene encoding cell division protein FtsZ — translation MLNLTASIPDQDRDLSPQITVIGVGGAGCNAVNNMIASKLEGVRFISCNTDAQALKHSLSQTRLQLGSRITSGLGAGSKPEIGRAAAEESIDQIIAEMEGAHMVFITAGMGGGTGTGAAPVIARAAKEAGILTVGVVTKPFHFEGAHRMRMAETGLSEMQQYVDTLIVIPNQNLFRIANEKTTFAEAFKLADSVLQSGVRGVTDLMVMPGLINLDFADVRSAMMEMGKAMMGTGEATGERRAVEAAERAINNPLLDDISMKGAKGVIINITGGYDMTLFEVDEACNRIRDEVDADANIIFGSTFDEGLEGVMRVTVLATGIDTEGARRQRPIRGSNTNAVAPQGVQHATEQRPMPQQGTLSGQPMGMDYSAASAPQGGMYGSASGVQSQLVVPPLTSRVSAPAIAQTPVYAQEGTTMRKIETGGGDMYQQAELGIAPQGAPAGYGAGTYGAGQPTVAASAAEVNRGIRHAGAFIPPRPVDPESARGFGGAQVPAMPSPQRPQMPVFEDDNAFAPDLSARPAGLQLNPPVPGQRSARKPSLFDKIAGMFSEHDDDAGDDQDGGAHGSQGGTAQGGGLFSSFAVRRGGGQAMEAAPMQQVQPQQPIVTPAVQAQPPVQQPQQQAAPGADLDIPAFLRRQVS, via the coding sequence ATGCTGAACCTGACCGCCTCCATTCCCGACCAAGACCGGGATCTTTCGCCGCAAATCACCGTTATCGGCGTGGGCGGTGCCGGCTGCAACGCCGTCAACAACATGATCGCCAGCAAGCTGGAGGGGGTGCGCTTCATCTCCTGCAACACCGACGCGCAGGCGCTCAAGCACAGTCTTTCGCAAACCCGGCTGCAACTGGGGTCGCGCATCACGTCGGGCCTTGGCGCTGGGTCCAAGCCTGAAATCGGCCGCGCCGCCGCCGAGGAATCGATCGACCAGATCATCGCCGAAATGGAAGGCGCGCACATGGTGTTCATCACCGCCGGGATGGGCGGGGGCACCGGCACCGGCGCCGCGCCGGTCATCGCGCGCGCCGCGAAAGAGGCGGGCATCCTGACCGTGGGCGTGGTCACCAAGCCGTTCCATTTCGAGGGCGCGCACCGTATGCGCATGGCTGAAACCGGGCTTTCGGAGATGCAGCAATACGTCGATACGCTGATCGTCATTCCGAACCAGAACCTGTTTCGCATCGCGAACGAAAAAACGACTTTCGCCGAGGCGTTCAAACTGGCCGACTCTGTTTTGCAATCCGGCGTGCGCGGGGTCACCGACCTGATGGTCATGCCGGGCTTGATCAATCTTGATTTCGCGGATGTCCGCAGCGCGATGATGGAAATGGGCAAGGCGATGATGGGCACCGGCGAAGCCACGGGCGAGCGCCGCGCGGTCGAGGCCGCGGAGCGTGCGATCAACAATCCGCTGCTCGACGACATCTCGATGAAGGGCGCGAAGGGCGTCATCATCAACATCACCGGCGGCTACGACATGACCCTGTTCGAGGTGGACGAGGCGTGCAACCGTATTCGCGACGAGGTCGACGCCGACGCCAACATCATCTTCGGATCGACCTTCGACGAAGGGCTGGAAGGCGTGATGCGTGTGACCGTGCTGGCCACCGGTATCGATACCGAAGGCGCGCGCCGCCAGCGTCCGATCCGTGGCTCCAACACCAATGCGGTCGCGCCGCAAGGCGTGCAGCACGCCACGGAACAGCGTCCGATGCCGCAGCAGGGCACGCTTTCAGGTCAGCCGATGGGCATGGATTATTCGGCCGCGTCCGCGCCGCAAGGTGGTATGTACGGTTCAGCCAGCGGCGTGCAATCGCAACTGGTGGTGCCGCCTTTGACCTCGCGCGTTTCGGCGCCTGCCATCGCGCAGACCCCGGTTTACGCGCAGGAAGGCACGACGATGCGCAAAATCGAAACCGGCGGCGGCGATATGTATCAACAAGCCGAGCTGGGGATCGCGCCGCAGGGCGCGCCCGCCGGTTACGGCGCAGGCACCTACGGTGCGGGGCAGCCTACGGTCGCGGCCTCAGCTGCCGAGGTCAACCGCGGTATCCGCCATGCCGGGGCGTTCATTCCGCCGCGTCCGGTCGATCCGGAAAGCGCGCGCGGTTTCGGCGGCGCGCAGGTGCCCGCGATGCCGTCCCCGCAGCGTCCGCAAATGCCGGTGTTCGAGGATGACAACGCCTTCGCGCCCGATCTGTCGGCACGGCCCGCGGGGTTGCAGCTCAACCCGCCGGTGCCGGGTCAGCGTTCGGCCAGAAAACCGTCGCTGTTCGACAAGATCGCGGGCATGTTCTCGGAACATGACGACGATGCGGGCGACGACCAGGATGGCGGCGCGCACGGTTCGCAAGGCGGCACGGCGCAGGGCGGGGGGCTATTTTCCAGCTTCGCCGTGCGGCGCGGCGGCGGCCAGGCCATGGAAGCCGCGCCTATGCAGCAAGTCCAACCGCAGCAACCGATCGTGACACCGGCCGTTCAGGCTCAACCACCGGTCCAGCAGCCGCAGCAGCAGGCCGCGCCGGGCGCCGATCTGGATATTCCGGCCTTCCTGCGGCGGCAGGTTTCGTAA
- a CDS encoding outer membrane protein assembly factor BamD, whose amino-acid sequence MRIFLLLAFVLTLAACGTSSKKQEDAALTADRPVEQIYNEAADAMDANSYRKAAKLFAEVERQHPYSQWATQADLMRAFALYKDAQYDEAAVTLDDFIRLHPGYKDIDYAYYLRGLCDYDQITDVKRDQETTAQALQSFDTLLRLFPESKYARDAKLKRDLTLDHLAGKEMDIGRYYLTRGYYTAAVKRFMVVVHDYQTTTHVPEALHRLVEAYLHMGLVDEATRVAAVLGYNYPGSKWYADSYRILNPQQREKLMDDRSFKDRTIDALFKPE is encoded by the coding sequence ATGCGTATTTTCCTGTTACTCGCCTTCGTGCTGACGCTGGCCGCGTGCGGCACCAGCAGCAAAAAGCAGGAGGACGCGGCGCTGACCGCCGATCGCCCGGTCGAGCAGATCTATAACGAAGCCGCCGACGCGATGGACGCGAACAGCTACCGCAAGGCGGCGAAGCTGTTTGCCGAGGTCGAACGCCAGCACCCTTACTCGCAATGGGCAACGCAGGCCGATTTGATGCGCGCCTTTGCCCTGTACAAGGATGCGCAGTATGACGAGGCGGCGGTGACGCTTGATGATTTCATCCGGCTGCATCCAGGATACAAGGACATCGATTACGCGTATTACCTGCGTGGGTTGTGCGATTACGACCAGATCACCGACGTCAAGCGCGATCAGGAAACGACGGCGCAGGCCTTGCAAAGTTTCGACACGCTTTTGCGCCTGTTCCCGGAAAGCAAATATGCGCGCGATGCCAAGCTTAAGCGCGATCTCACACTTGACCACCTGGCCGGCAAGGAAATGGATATCGGCCGGTATTACCTGACGCGCGGCTATTACACCGCCGCGGTCAAGCGTTTCATGGTCGTGGTGCATGATTACCAGACCACCACCCACGTGCCCGAAGCGTTGCACCGGCTGGTGGAGGCGTATCTGCACATGGGGCTGGTCGACGAGGCGACGCGCGTCGCGGCGGTGCTTGGCTATAACTATCCGGGCAGCAAGTGGTATGCGGATTCCTATCGCATCCTTAACCCGCAACAGCGTGAAAAGCTGATGGACGACCGCAGCTTCAAGGACCGCACCATCGACGCGCTGTTCAAGCCGGAATAG
- the ligA gene encoding NAD-dependent DNA ligase LigA — protein MSADDNGEQREAQARHAALAAALARHDALYYQKDAPEITDAEYDALRREIEAIEAAHPELAGPQSPTRRVGARPAGGFGKVRHLVPMLSLGNVFSAEELDEFFARVRNFLNLPEGACVAFLGEQKIDGLSLSLRYEGRKLVQAATRGDGEEGEDVTANVRTLSDSEIPQSLPKDAPDSIDIRGEVYMTKAAFAALNTAQAQAGRPLFANPRNAAAGSLRQLDSGITAGRTLGFFAYALGASAMPVAGSQAGIRAALLRWGFRVPEPSIVADTAAGLMAYYERIAALRADLPYDIDGVVYKVDDLALQARLGFVARAPRWAVAHKFPAEKAVTRVNAITVQVGRTGVLTPVAELEPVNVGGVLVSRATLHNEDEIARKDIRVGDSVTIQRAGDVIPQVLGYLPDRRPADSQAFEFPHVCPACGSQAIREEGEVARRCTGGLICPAQAVERLRHFVSRGALDIEGMGEKIIQELWTEGLVRSPADIFRLEARDKDSLTPLRAREGWGEVSARNLFAAIAARRHIPLDRFVYALGIHQVGEATSKKLAKNYHDIAALAAAMRAAQDESGEAYARLVEIDDIGPSVADDLIGFFTEAHNIALLDDLLAQVAVEDFVAPDTSGSKVAGKTVVFTGTLETMSRDEAKAQAERLGAKVSGSVSSRTDYVVAGADAGSKLKKAKDLGVAVLSEAEWRELAR, from the coding sequence GTGAGCGCGGACGATAACGGCGAACAGCGGGAGGCGCAGGCGCGGCATGCGGCGTTGGCGGCGGCGCTGGCGCGGCACGACGCGCTGTATTACCAGAAAGACGCGCCGGAGATCACGGACGCCGAATATGACGCGCTGCGGCGCGAGATCGAGGCGATCGAGGCCGCGCATCCCGAACTTGCCGGTCCGCAAAGCCCGACCCGGCGCGTGGGCGCCCGGCCTGCGGGCGGTTTTGGCAAGGTGCGCCATCTTGTGCCGATGCTCAGCCTTGGCAACGTATTCAGCGCGGAGGAACTGGACGAATTTTTCGCGCGCGTGCGTAATTTCCTGAATCTGCCGGAAGGCGCCTGCGTTGCGTTTCTGGGCGAGCAGAAAATCGACGGGTTGTCGTTATCGCTGCGTTACGAGGGACGAAAACTGGTGCAGGCCGCGACGCGCGGCGACGGCGAGGAGGGGGAGGACGTCACGGCCAATGTGCGCACGCTTTCCGATTCCGAAATTCCGCAAAGCCTGCCCAAGGACGCGCCGGACAGCATCGACATCAGGGGCGAGGTGTATATGACCAAGGCCGCGTTCGCGGCTTTGAACACCGCGCAGGCACAGGCCGGGCGGCCCCTGTTCGCCAATCCGCGCAATGCGGCGGCGGGTAGTCTAAGACAACTGGATTCCGGCATCACGGCGGGGCGGACGCTTGGTTTTTTTGCCTATGCGCTGGGTGCAAGCGCCATGCCCGTGGCCGGATCGCAGGCCGGGATTCGCGCGGCGCTGTTGCGTTGGGGGTTTCGTGTGCCGGAGCCATCCATCGTTGCCGACACGGCAGCGGGATTGATGGCGTATTACGAGCGTATCGCGGCGCTGCGCGCGGATCTGCCGTATGACATAGACGGCGTGGTGTACAAGGTCGACGATCTGGCGTTGCAGGCGCGGCTTGGCTTTGTCGCGCGTGCGCCGCGCTGGGCCGTTGCGCATAAATTCCCGGCGGAAAAGGCCGTGACGCGGGTCAACGCCATCACCGTGCAGGTCGGGCGCACGGGCGTTCTGACGCCGGTGGCCGAGCTTGAGCCGGTCAATGTCGGCGGGGTGCTGGTTTCGCGCGCGACGCTGCATAACGAGGACGAGATCGCGCGCAAGGACATCAGGGTGGGCGACAGCGTAACCATCCAGCGCGCGGGCGATGTGATACCGCAGGTTCTGGGGTATCTGCCGGACAGGCGTCCGGCGGATTCGCAAGCGTTTGAATTTCCGCATGTCTGTCCTGCATGCGGGTCGCAGGCCATCCGCGAGGAAGGCGAGGTCGCGCGGCGCTGCACCGGCGGTTTGATCTGTCCGGCCCAGGCGGTCGAAAGGTTGCGGCATTTCGTGTCGCGCGGTGCCTTAGACATCGAGGGCATGGGCGAAAAGATCATTCAAGAATTATGGACGGAAGGGCTGGTGCGCTCTCCCGCCGATATATTCAGGCTGGAGGCGCGGGATAAAGACAGTCTTACGCCCTTGCGCGCGCGGGAAGGCTGGGGCGAGGTTTCGGCACGCAACCTGTTCGCGGCGATCGCGGCGCGGCGGCATATTCCGCTTGACCGGTTCGTCTATGCGCTGGGGATTCATCAAGTCGGCGAGGCGACGTCGAAAAAACTGGCCAAAAACTATCATGACATTGCGGCGTTGGCGGCGGCGATGCGCGCGGCGCAGGACGAAAGCGGCGAGGCCTATGCACGGTTGGTCGAAATCGATGATATCGGGCCGAGCGTGGCGGACGATCTGATCGGGTTTTTCACCGAGGCGCATAATATCGCGCTGCTCGACGATCTGCTGGCGCAGGTCGCGGTCGAGGATTTCGTCGCGCCAGACACCAGCGGCAGCAAGGTTGCGGGTAAGACCGTGGTGTTCACTGGCACGCTGGAGACGATGTCGCGCGACGAGGCCAAGGCGCAAGCCGAGCGGCTGGGCGCGAAAGTTTCAGGCAGCGTGTCGTCGCGCACCGATTACGTGGTGGCCGGAGCGGATGCTGGATCGAAACTGAAAAAGGCCAAGGATCTGGGTGTCGCGGTTTTGAGCGAAGCCGAGTGGCGGGAATTGGCACGTTGA
- the recN gene encoding DNA repair protein RecN, whose product MLQRLSIRDVVLIDALDIEAGAGLCALTGETGAGKSILLDALGLALGARGDAGLVRAGAAQASVGAVFQLPKDHPVFALLDEQGIAHEGDGALMLRRQIAADGRSKAFINDQMAGVALLRSVGTLVVDIHGQFETYGLMDARMHRATLDAFAGADSRRVREAWDSWRGAEAERAALCAQIVEARRDQEYWQQAGDDLGALAPQAGEEDALHARRTQLSARAQIEAAFTEARAMLEGEAGALAMLNRAWKTLDRAAGKAGEGLRAATEALDRAGGEMNAALEVLERWFDAGEGGPDTLEAVDDRLHALRAAARKFQCRVDDLPALQEDIARRLAAIRDDDGRLAALERAALSARRVYEDVAAALSKQRVAAAKNLDARIMAELAPIKLEKARFETKITALPEDQWGPDGRESIEFLVATNPGTAAGPIEKVASGGELSRFMLAIKVVLAASSPVATLVFDEVDSGLGGATADAVGERLSALAHAGRQVLVVTHSPQVAARADHHWIVAKGANDGAIRTTLYVLGERASRAQEIARMISGANVTREALAAADRLLQEAS is encoded by the coding sequence ATGTTGCAACGCCTTTCCATTCGTGACGTGGTGCTGATCGATGCGCTGGACATCGAGGCAGGGGCAGGGCTGTGCGCCTTGACCGGCGAAACGGGCGCGGGCAAATCCATCCTGCTGGACGCCTTGGGTCTTGCGCTGGGTGCGCGGGGGGATGCGGGGTTGGTACGCGCGGGCGCGGCGCAGGCCAGCGTCGGTGCGGTGTTTCAACTGCCGAAAGATCACCCGGTTTTCGCGCTGCTGGACGAACAGGGAATCGCACATGAAGGCGACGGCGCATTGATGTTGCGCCGTCAGATCGCCGCCGACGGGCGCAGCAAGGCGTTCATCAACGACCAGATGGCCGGCGTGGCGCTTTTGCGCAGCGTGGGCACGCTTGTGGTCGATATTCACGGACAATTTGAAACTTACGGGCTTATGGACGCACGCATGCATCGCGCGACGCTGGATGCGTTCGCGGGGGCGGATTCGCGGCGCGTGCGTGAAGCGTGGGATTCATGGCGCGGGGCGGAGGCGGAACGCGCCGCGCTTTGCGCGCAGATCGTCGAAGCGCGGCGCGATCAGGAATACTGGCAGCAGGCAGGCGACGATCTGGGCGCACTGGCCCCACAGGCGGGGGAGGAGGACGCGCTGCACGCGCGGCGCACGCAATTGTCGGCGCGTGCGCAGATCGAGGCGGCGTTCACCGAGGCGCGTGCGATGCTGGAGGGCGAGGCCGGGGCCTTGGCCATGCTTAACCGCGCATGGAAAACCCTTGATCGCGCGGCGGGCAAGGCGGGCGAAGGTTTACGTGCCGCGACCGAGGCACTGGACCGCGCCGGGGGCGAGATGAATGCGGCGCTGGAGGTGCTTGAGCGTTGGTTCGACGCGGGCGAGGGCGGGCCGGACACGCTTGAGGCGGTGGACGACCGGTTGCACGCGCTGCGCGCGGCGGCACGTAAATTCCAGTGCCGGGTCGACGACCTGCCCGCGCTGCAGGAGGATATCGCGCGGCGGCTGGCCGCGATCAGGGATGATGACGGGCGGCTGGCTGCGCTGGAGCGTGCGGCCTTGTCCGCGCGGCGGGTGTACGAGGATGTTGCGGCGGCGTTGAGCAAGCAGCGCGTGGCGGCGGCAAAAAATCTGGATGCGCGGATCATGGCGGAGCTTGCGCCGATCAAACTTGAAAAGGCGCGGTTTGAAACGAAAATCACCGCACTGCCAGAGGATCAATGGGGGCCGGATGGCCGCGAAAGCATAGAGTTTCTGGTCGCCACGAATCCCGGCACGGCAGCAGGGCCGATCGAAAAGGTCGCATCGGGCGGCGAGCTGTCGCGATTCATGCTGGCGATCAAGGTGGTGCTGGCCGCAAGTTCGCCGGTCGCGACGCTGGTGTTCGACGAGGTCGATTCCGGTCTGGGCGGTGCCACGGCCGACGCAGTGGGCGAAAGGCTGTCCGCTTTGGCCCATGCGGGGCGGCAGGTTCTGGTGGTGACGCATTCGCCGCAGGTGGCGGCGCGCGCCGATCATCACTGGATCGTCGCCAAGGGCGCGAATGACGGTGCAATACGCACTACGTTGTATGTGCTGGGTGAACGCGCATCGCGGGCGCAGGAAATCGCGCGGATGATTTCGGGCGCAAACGTCACGCGCGAGGCGCTGGCCGCCGCAGACCGGCTGTTGCAGGAGGCGTCGTGA
- a CDS encoding alpha/beta hydrolase, whose product MQNLPERFTIPAGWQWTDRLETRPGQFLRLGWAAPENPRACIYILPGLSEYAEKYFEVAHDLLRRDFALACIDWRGQGLSWRAGDRARRHHDDFALDVADAEAFIARAPLPANLPRIMLAHSMGGQIGLRLLHDRPDLFVAAVMTAPMLGLPVPDWAGGPLAETLCAIGMDESYAPGNGPWSAERMTLGLRLLTSDPERAAMQKYWMTHKPELRMGGVTMQWVRAAFRTMRLAAQPDYLASVHTPCLMVRSGADAVIANPAIDRAARYLPNVEILPVPGALHEVMMERDQYRDLFWAGFEAFTARFI is encoded by the coding sequence ATGCAAAATCTTCCCGAGCGTTTTACCATCCCCGCCGGTTGGCAATGGACCGACCGGCTGGAAACCCGTCCAGGGCAATTTCTGCGCCTTGGCTGGGCCGCACCTGAAAATCCGCGCGCCTGCATCTATATCCTGCCGGGCCTTTCCGAATATGCCGAAAAATATTTCGAGGTCGCGCACGACCTGCTGCGCCGTGATTTCGCGCTGGCCTGCATCGACTGGCGCGGACAGGGCCTGTCCTGGCGCGCGGGCGACCGCGCCCGGCGCCACCACGACGATTTCGCGCTTGATGTCGCCGACGCCGAGGCCTTTATCGCCCGCGCCCCCCTGCCTGCCAATCTGCCGCGCATCATGCTCGCCCATTCCATGGGCGGACAGATCGGCCTGCGCTTGTTGCACGACCGTCCGGACCTGTTCGTGGCGGCGGTGATGACCGCGCCGATGCTGGGCCTGCCGGTTCCGGACTGGGCGGGGGGGCCGCTGGCCGAAACGCTGTGCGCGATCGGGATGGACGAATCCTACGCCCCCGGCAACGGCCCGTGGAGCGCCGAACGCATGACGCTGGGCCTGCGCCTGCTGACCAGCGACCCTGAGCGCGCGGCGATGCAGAAATACTGGATGACCCACAAACCGGAACTGCGCATGGGCGGCGTGACGATGCAATGGGTGCGCGCGGCATTCCGAACCATGCGCCTTGCCGCGCAGCCAGATTATCTGGCATCCGTCCACACGCCCTGCCTGATGGTTCGTTCCGGTGCCGACGCGGTGATCGCCAATCCAGCCATCGACCGCGCCGCCCGGTATTTGCCGAACGTCGAAATTCTGCCCGTTCCCGGCGCCCTGCACGAGGTCATGATGGAGCGTGATCAATATCGCGATTTGTTCTGGGCCGGGTTCGAGGCTTTTACGGCGCGGTTCATATAA
- the lpxC gene encoding UDP-3-O-[3-hydroxymyristoyl] N-acetylglucosamine deacetylase, with translation MQHTLRQPSAVIRGTGLHTGRVSAVQVLPAPQDTGIVFERKDLAGIATYVPALYDRVAAEKSTRCTFLENEAGVMVQTPEHLMAALAGYGIDNAIVQIDGPEVPLMDGSAQPFLAALMDAGRKQQGARDVIEILKTVRVQDGDKFAELRPLAPGQGAHLHIDYSIAFDRLGAQHMTLDLTDVSAFAQVADSRTFTKRSDVEKLLAAGLIKGGSIDSALIIDDMPGADGAPAPDVFYNRARHADEPVRHKIMDAIGDLALAGRPIIGQFVCAYGGHALTNQLLRALFDTRCAWRTVRELSGIQTPVPAGIFAAETGDFARL, from the coding sequence ATGCAACACACGCTCAGACAGCCTTCGGCGGTCATTCGCGGCACCGGCCTGCACACAGGGCGGGTCAGTGCGGTTCAAGTGCTGCCCGCGCCGCAGGACACCGGAATCGTGTTCGAGCGCAAGGATCTGGCCGGTATCGCGACCTATGTTCCGGCGCTGTACGACCGGGTGGCGGCGGAAAAATCGACGCGTTGCACATTTCTGGAAAATGAAGCGGGCGTGATGGTCCAGACCCCGGAACACCTGATGGCCGCGCTGGCCGGGTACGGGATCGACAACGCCATCGTCCAGATCGATGGGCCGGAGGTTCCGTTGATGGACGGCAGCGCCCAGCCCTTCCTTGCCGCGCTTATGGATGCGGGGCGCAAGCAGCAGGGCGCGCGCGACGTCATCGAGATATTGAAGACCGTGCGCGTGCAGGACGGCGACAAATTCGCCGAGCTTCGCCCGCTTGCACCGGGGCAGGGCGCGCATCTGCATATCGATTACAGCATCGCCTTTGACCGGCTGGGCGCGCAGCACATGACGCTGGATCTGACCGACGTTTCGGCCTTCGCGCAGGTCGCGGATTCGCGCACCTTCACCAAGCGTTCGGATGTCGAAAAACTGCTGGCCGCAGGCCTGATCAAGGGCGGGTCGATCGACAGCGCCCTGATCATCGACGATATGCCGGGCGCCGACGGAGCGCCCGCGCCGGACGTGTTTTACAACCGCGCGCGCCATGCGGACGAGCCCGTGCGGCACAAGATCATGGATGCGATCGGCGATCTGGCGCTAGCCGGACGGCCGATCATCGGCCAGTTCGTGTGCGCCTATGGCGGGCACGCGTTGACCAACCAGTTGTTGCGCGCCTTGTTCGATACGCGTTGCGCGTGGCGCACGGTGCGCGAGCTTTCAGGCATCCAAACCCCGGTTCCCGCGGGTATTTTCGCCGCTGAAACCGGCGATTTCGCTCGCCTCTAG